One Scophthalmus maximus strain ysfricsl-2021 chromosome 9, ASM2237912v1, whole genome shotgun sequence genomic region harbors:
- the slc30a9 gene encoding zinc transporter 9: MFPSLAHRPWPVLRRVSLQHRASLSQRCPRFPQLCYGWQSGGVHSLWFSLPDCRVASLGLGKVQYYSSSGNSEDGPPKSASGDAPEAEKTSPAAAKAPPPPLGFTQQGLTKAETIQVKVRAVLKKREYGAKYTQNNFITAVRAMNEFCLKPSDLEQLRKIRRRSPHDDTEAFTVFLRSDVEAKALDVWGSHEALARERNLRKEVEREYQENIFRNQQLLKEYKDFWGNTKPRSGKRTTFLQGPGKVVMVAICINGLNFFFKLLAWVYTGSASMFSEAIHSLADTCNQGLLALGISQSIRNPDAGHPYGFSNMRYIASLISGVGIFMMGSGLSWYHGIMGLLHPEPIESLLWAYCILAGSLVSEGATLLVAINEIKKSAHHHEVSFYEYVMQSRDPSTNVVLLEDAAAVIGVIIAASSMGLTSLTGNPCYDSLGSIGVGTLLGAVSAFLIYTNTEALLGRSIQPERVQKLTEFLENDPAVRAIHDVKATDLGLSKVRFKAEVDFDGRVVTRSYLEKQDIDQILYEIQQVKTPEELENFMLKHGENIIDTLGAEVDRLEKELKQRNPEVRHVDLEIL, from the exons ATGTTCCCCAGCCTGGCCCACCGACCGTGGCCCGTCCTCCGCAGGGTCTCCCTGCAGCACCGGGCGTCCCTGTCGCAGCGGTGCCCGAGGTTCCCCCAGCTGTGCTACG GTTGGCAGAGCGGAGGCGTACACAGCCTGTGGTTCAGCCTTCCAGACTGCCGAGTTGCTTCTCTGGGCCTGGGCAAGGTGCAGTACTACTCCTCCTCTGGCAACAGTGAGGACGGTCCTCCGAAGTCGGCATCAGGTGATGCTCCAGAAGCAGAGAAGACCTCACCCGCTGCTGCgaaagcccccccacccccattaG GTTTCACACAACAGGGCCTGACTAAAGCTGAGACAATTCAAGTGAAAG TACGGGCAGtgttgaaaaaaagggaatatgGAGCCAAGTACACTCAGAACAACTTTATCACAGCAGTCAGAGCCATGAACGAGTTCTGCCTCAAACCAAG CGATCTGGAACAACTTCGCAAGATCAGAAGACGGAGCCCCCACGACGATACAGAGGCTTTTACCGTGTTTTTGCGGTCAGATGTCGAGGCCAA AGCACTAGACGTGTGGGGAAGCCATGAAGCTCTAGCCCGAGAGAGAAATCTCaggaaggaggtggagagggagtaCCAAGAGA ATATTTTTCGAAATCAGCAGCTGTTGAAAGAATACAAAGACTTCTGGGGAAACACAAAG CCTCGATCAGGCAAGAGGACGACATTTCTGCAGGGGCCAGGGAAGGTGGTCATGGTGGCTATTTGCAT CAACGGGCTGAACTTCTTCTTCAAGCTCCTGGCCTGGGTCTACACCGGATCGGCCAGCATGTTCTCCGAGGCCATCCACTCTCTGGCCGACACCTGCAACCAGGGTCTGCTCGCCCTGGGAATCAGCCAGTCGATCCGCAACCCGGACGCCGGCCATCC GTATGGATTCTCCAACATGCGCTACATCGCCTCCCTCATCAGTGGAGTGGGCATCTTCATGATGGGATCAGGCCTCTCCTGGTACCATGGTATCATGGGTTTGCTGCACCCGGAGCCCATTGAATCATTGTTGTGG GCCTACTGTATTTTGGCGGGCTCTCTGGTGTCGGAAGGAg ccACGTTACTAGTAGCCATCAACGAGATTAAGAAGAGCGCCCACCACCACGAAGTGTCTTTCTATGAATATG TGATGCAGAGTCGAGACCCCAGTACGAACGtggtgctgctggaggacgCCGCTGCTGTGATAGGAGTCATCATTGCTGCTAGCTCCATGGGGCTCACCTCGCTCACAG GCAACCCGTGCTATGACAGTTTGGGCTCCATCGGCGTGGGCACACTGCTGGGCGCCGTCTCGGCCTTCCTCATCTACACCAACACCGAGGCGCTGCTTGGACGCTCCATACAGCCTGAACGTGTACAGAAGCTTACAGAGTTCCTGGAGAACGACCCCGCTGTAAG GGCCATCCACGACGTGAAGGCCACGGACTTGGGGCTGAGTAAAGTGCGCTTCAAGGCTGAGGTCGACTTCGACGGCCGAGTGGTGACACGGTCGTATctggaaaaacaagacattgaCCAAATCCTTTAT gagaTTCAGCAGGTGAAGACCCCTGAGGAGCTGGAGAACTTCATGCTGAAACACGGGGAGAACATCATCGACACCCTGGGAGCTGAAGTGGACCGCTTGGAGAAGGAACTCAAG CAACGTAACCCGGAGGTTCGTCACGTCGACTTGGAGATACTATAA
- the gsr gene encoding glutathione reductase, mitochondrial isoform X1 — MAVFARLPRTRPARRFEQLVASCRRLFVAELRRNMASDPAAAATETTRFDFLVVGGGSGGLAGARRASELGATTAVIESHRLGGTCVNVGCVPKKVMWNAAVHAEYLHDHSDYGFDVGNVRFSWETLKTKRDAYVSHLNRIYRNNLDKAKIQTIQGHARFTDDPEPTVEVSGRKYTAPHILIATGGQPSVLTEAEVPGASFGITSDGFFELETLPKRSVVVGAGYIAVEMAGILSTLGSKTSLIIRQSGVLRNFDSFISTNCTKELQNSGIDLWKNSQVKSVSKTDRGLEVTLVTKDPEKKNDEEKTSTIQEVDCLLWAIGRQPNISGLNISAMGVDMDERGHIIVDEFQNTSRPGIYAVGDVCGKALLTPVAIAAGRKLAHRLFEGKKDSKLDYSSIPTVVFSHPPIGTMGLTEDEAIKSWGKENVKIYKTSFTPMYHALTSRKSQCIMKLVCVGKEEKVVGLHMQGLGCDEMLQGFSVAIKMGATKADFDKTIAIHPTSSEEFVTMR; from the exons ATGGCAGTGTTCGCGCGGCTCCCCCGGACTCGACCCGCCCGCAGGTTTGAGCAGCTTGTCGCGTCTTGTCGCAGACTCTTCGTCGCGGAGCTTCGCCGCAACATGGCCTCGGACCCGGCGGCAGCGGCGACGGAGACGACCCGCTTCGACTTCCTGGTGGTCGGCGGCGGCTCCGGGGGTCTGGCCGGCGCTCGGAGGGCGTCGGAGCTCGGCGCGACCACCGCCGTCATCGAGAGTCACAGATTAGGAGGTACCTGC gtaaatGTTGGCTGTGTTCCTAAGAAG gtTATGTGGAATGCAGCAGTTCATGCCGAGTATCTACACGATCACAGCGATTACGGCTTTGACGTTGGAAATGTTCGTTTCAGTTGGGA aacTCTAAAGACCAAGAGGGATGCTTATGTTAGTCACCTAAATCGCATATATCGCAACAATCTTGACAAG GCTAAAATCCAAACTATTCAAGGTCACGCCCGGTTCACGGACGACCCTGAGCCGACTGTGGAGGTCAGTGGAAGAAAGTACACGGCGCCACACATCCTTATTGCCACTGGAGGGCAGCCTTCTGTTCTGACTGAAGCTGAAGTTCCAG GGGCAAGTTTTGGCATTACCAGCGATGGCTTTTTTGAACTTGAAACTCTGCCAAA GCGCAGTGTGGTGGTGGGTGCTGGTTATATTGCAGTGGAGATGGCAGGCATCCTTTCTACCCTGGGCTCCAAAACATCCCTCATCATCCGACAAAGCGGA GTTCTGAGGAACTTTGACAGCTTCATAAGCACAAACTGCACCAAAGAACTGCAAAACTCCGGTATAGATTTGTGGAAGAACTCGCAGGTGAAGTCTGTGAGTAAAACGGACCGGGGTCTGGAGGTGACGCTCGTCACCAAAGACCCGGAGAAGAAGAATGACGAGGAGAAGACCAGCACCATTCAGGAGGTGGACTGTCTCCTCTGGGCTATTGGCAGGCAGCCGAACATCTCTGGACTGAACATCAGTGCGATG GGTGTGGATATGGACGAAAGAGGCCATATCATCGTGGATGAGTTTCAGAACACCAGTCGACCGGGGATCTACGCTGTAGGAGATGTTTGTGGCAAAGCTCTTCTCACACCTG TTGCCATTGCTGCAGGCAGAAAGCTGGCACACAGACTGTTTGAGGGCAAGAAGGACTCCAAGTTGGACTACTCCAGTATTCCCACAGTGGTGTTCAGCCACCCACCCATCGGTACGATGGGCCTCACGGAAG ACGAGGCCATTAAATCTTGGGGAAAGGAGAATGTGAAGATTTACAAGACTTCTTTCACTCCGATGTATCACGCTCTCACTAGCAGGAAGAGTCAGTGCATCATGAAGCTGGTGTGTGTGGGCAAGGAGGAGAAG GTGGTGGGCCTGCACATGCAGGGCCTGGGCTGTGATGAGATGCTGCAGGGCTTTTCTGTAGCCATCAAAATGGGTGCTACCAAAGCAGACTTTGACAAGACTATTGCCATTCACCCCACCTCATCTGAGGAATTTGTCACGATGCgttaa
- the gsr gene encoding glutathione reductase, mitochondrial isoform X2, whose product MWNAAVHAEYLHDHSDYGFDVGNVRFSWETLKTKRDAYVSHLNRIYRNNLDKAKIQTIQGHARFTDDPEPTVEVSGRKYTAPHILIATGGQPSVLTEAEVPGASFGITSDGFFELETLPKRSVVVGAGYIAVEMAGILSTLGSKTSLIIRQSGVLRNFDSFISTNCTKELQNSGIDLWKNSQVKSVSKTDRGLEVTLVTKDPEKKNDEEKTSTIQEVDCLLWAIGRQPNISGLNISAMGVDMDERGHIIVDEFQNTSRPGIYAVGDVCGKALLTPVAIAAGRKLAHRLFEGKKDSKLDYSSIPTVVFSHPPIGTMGLTEDEAIKSWGKENVKIYKTSFTPMYHALTSRKSQCIMKLVCVGKEEKVVGLHMQGLGCDEMLQGFSVAIKMGATKADFDKTIAIHPTSSEEFVTMR is encoded by the exons ATGTGGAATGCAGCAGTTCATGCCGAGTATCTACACGATCACAGCGATTACGGCTTTGACGTTGGAAATGTTCGTTTCAGTTGGGA aacTCTAAAGACCAAGAGGGATGCTTATGTTAGTCACCTAAATCGCATATATCGCAACAATCTTGACAAG GCTAAAATCCAAACTATTCAAGGTCACGCCCGGTTCACGGACGACCCTGAGCCGACTGTGGAGGTCAGTGGAAGAAAGTACACGGCGCCACACATCCTTATTGCCACTGGAGGGCAGCCTTCTGTTCTGACTGAAGCTGAAGTTCCAG GGGCAAGTTTTGGCATTACCAGCGATGGCTTTTTTGAACTTGAAACTCTGCCAAA GCGCAGTGTGGTGGTGGGTGCTGGTTATATTGCAGTGGAGATGGCAGGCATCCTTTCTACCCTGGGCTCCAAAACATCCCTCATCATCCGACAAAGCGGA GTTCTGAGGAACTTTGACAGCTTCATAAGCACAAACTGCACCAAAGAACTGCAAAACTCCGGTATAGATTTGTGGAAGAACTCGCAGGTGAAGTCTGTGAGTAAAACGGACCGGGGTCTGGAGGTGACGCTCGTCACCAAAGACCCGGAGAAGAAGAATGACGAGGAGAAGACCAGCACCATTCAGGAGGTGGACTGTCTCCTCTGGGCTATTGGCAGGCAGCCGAACATCTCTGGACTGAACATCAGTGCGATG GGTGTGGATATGGACGAAAGAGGCCATATCATCGTGGATGAGTTTCAGAACACCAGTCGACCGGGGATCTACGCTGTAGGAGATGTTTGTGGCAAAGCTCTTCTCACACCTG TTGCCATTGCTGCAGGCAGAAAGCTGGCACACAGACTGTTTGAGGGCAAGAAGGACTCCAAGTTGGACTACTCCAGTATTCCCACAGTGGTGTTCAGCCACCCACCCATCGGTACGATGGGCCTCACGGAAG ACGAGGCCATTAAATCTTGGGGAAAGGAGAATGTGAAGATTTACAAGACTTCTTTCACTCCGATGTATCACGCTCTCACTAGCAGGAAGAGTCAGTGCATCATGAAGCTGGTGTGTGTGGGCAAGGAGGAGAAG GTGGTGGGCCTGCACATGCAGGGCCTGGGCTGTGATGAGATGCTGCAGGGCTTTTCTGTAGCCATCAAAATGGGTGCTACCAAAGCAGACTTTGACAAGACTATTGCCATTCACCCCACCTCATCTGAGGAATTTGTCACGATGCgttaa